The Mytilus edulis chromosome 4, xbMytEdul2.2, whole genome shotgun sequence nucleotide sequence TTTAAAAAGTCGCCGAGTGTTTTGTTATAGACGATGCATATATACATTCTTAGGATATTTTTATTGCATGATTTTTAcgaatgacagaatgttgaacttTGTCTTTTCGACTGTACAGTTCGCAAGGTTTGTCCGCAAATACGAACACAACCCAAACGTTTACAGATACTTAAAAtatattaacttttattttatcaatcacTTTTACAACTGATGGAATGTttaaaataggatttttttttatgaattcattACAAATTTGACTTTAGACACAACTATTTCAAATTGTATTGTATCGCCCTGAATATGCCTGAAGTATTTGCCACCGGATATTTTGCAACCttaaatcaaacaattagaaTTGTACTTGAAAATAACTGTTTGTTGCATTAAATATTTATCCATGCATGGAAGTAGCGGTGCCATTACCTTTGtatagtattatatatttttacaataccACTGACACTCTATATTCAGTAACTTCATCCTTATTATGTTAAACTCTATGCATATCAGTCAACTTtgaaacaatttatataaaacaaggaTGGTTACATGTGTCTATACACATGCACGGACTCACTATAAAATTCTTATGACTGTGGTTGAAGAGTACTAAgaatcaattttgatttgaagGTCGAAAAtttccgttttactgtctccgctatgCGTCTTCCTGGGCAATCTTCTGTTTCGTCTATCCTCATGTATAGGAGCATatagtatgtttgtttgtttgaccaAAGACTCCGAATCTGAACATAATGTGTATTAATTGGACAAATCATACTAGTAATCTGTCTTTCTCCTGCAGGGCTTTTCCCTGTTTAGACATAAATAATTGATCatatttgaataatatttgtTGGTGTCCAGATTTCAATGAATGGAATAAACACAGCTGCTGTAAATGACTTTATTAGTCAAAACTGATGTCTTTTCAACCAATTGCTGCACACAAAGAATTTACCAAACATGGGGCAATAAAGcaattttctttctttaaagGCAATCAGAATGCTATTCTAAGATTCATAATATTACAGTTTGAAGCACTGAACGAAAATAGGTGTTTTCCTTAAAATCAGAGACTTGTACACGTATTAATACACAAGTTAAACACCTCACCTTCCTGATAGATGTGCGCATAAAAGTTGTGTTTTCTCTCAATCCCAAAGTGTTACAagacaaaaattttttttttttttgtgtaaaaagatGCTATTAAGAATGACTTTCATTGGGTAATCTTCTTTGCAGGtcaacaaaaaacatatttttgtgtttttcagaAATGACACTCATGATGAAAACAAAACGCCCATTTCCGTAAAAAGGAGTTCGGGGACAAATCAATTTTATTAGCTAATTTAAATGCAAATAGTTTGATACTtacgtttaatttttttttgtaacaaaaacGGTGGACTCGTTAAAGATATATTTTTGGCTTTTTGTTGCCAAGGCAACGGTTTTTTTTTacccaaaaatttaaaaaatcgtgTTTTAAGGACCTTTTTATgaacttataaaataaaatgttttactaatGAATGAACCactattatttatatatgttttattcagtttcagtttttatacgcctgtcaaaattttgacgggacgtattatggtatacaaatgtccggtgtccgtccgtccgtctgtctgtctgtccggcgtaaacatgtcgcaccgtaacttgagaacgacttatccaaatttcatgaaacttgacatagttgtttcttatgatggtcaaatgatctgtaatctttttggtgaaaataagataaaaaaaactttttgagttaaggcactttgtaactaaaacaggggcgtgtttttttttcacatgtcgcaccgtatctcaaaaacgattcttgattatggcttaaaactttttaaaaaacttcttagttatattaatcttaatatctgtatactttttggtgatgatttaaaattttatttttgagttattgagtactttgtaaaaaagggggagggttttttacatgtcgcaccatataacaaaaacgatttatgatcattgcttaaaactttacacatgtctttgttatattaatctaaagatctgtatactttttggtaatgattcaaaatttcatttttgagttattgagtattttgtaaaaaaggggaaggTTTTTTTTACacgttgtgccgtatctcaaaaacaatttatgattattgcttaaaactttatacacttctttgttatattaaagatctgtatactttttggtgatgattcaaaactttattttggagttattgagtattttgttaaacaggggaggtttttttttacatgtcgcgccgtatctcaaaaacaatttatgattattgcttaaaactttacacacttttttgttatattaatctagagatctgtatactttttggttttgattcaaaattttattttagtgatatttagttttttgtaaaaaaaaaaaaaaacagggttgggggttttaCATGTCCCGCcctgtctcaaaaacaatatagggttattgcttaaaattttctcagaaactatttatgattattgcataaaacttccacacaagacgtcgggcgtagcatgcgctcatggcgcattTGTTTATTAACAGTCACTTGCATATTTCATTATTTCAGAagaattcaaatacaattttcccTCCAAAAAGGTAAAGAAATCGCAATTTTGAGCTTTTCACCTTCAAAAACGGGACGGGCGATGATcgattttttttcactaaatgatTGGGTACTCCTCCCTGAACACAATGATGTATCATATTGGTTATAATATCACTTAGGAAAAATCCAGGTATAATGCAAACCTTTAGTTACCTTAATGTCCAAGTAATAGTTAATGCAGACTCGCATTTCATAAACATTGTAGCGAAATTGTTTTCTCTAGAGTTTTAAAGAGATTAGACTATTTATGCAACTCGAACAATCGAATTATGACGGTTAGTTACTTGGTAAGAGTGAATATCCGTATTATGTTGACGCCATATCTTCATCCACAAACCAGACAAAAAATCCGCTTTTACAGATCACATAATTATAAAGTGACAAGATGTGCTGTAGAACGAAAAATAGGGCAATGGAAGAGACGCTTTTTTATTGTCTGCATAGTGAGATAGGTCTTTCTCTAGCAATTATCTGCAAAGATATCATTTCGTGTGGAGTGCTGCATAACATAGTGAAGAAAACAACATCCCCCTTAATGAAGATGATTTGGATGATGACATGGAAGAAGTGGAAAAGGGAATAGCTGGGAATGGTTTTCATTTCAGGAAAAGTGTTACTGAGCTACATTTTTGAAAGTAAGTCATTGaatgtttatttatgttaaataattatttgaaaCGCCAAAATCACAAAAGTGGATATCAATTTTTCAACCTCTATTGAAAAATCCAATCGCTTTAACTATATAACTGTGCAAAAATCACATTGATGCAGAATCAGTGGCTGTCGTTCTCCGTTTGTCAAATATAAGCACcagggcccagtttcacgaagctgtcttaggactaagacatgtcttaggatggtcttacgacatatcttagtcttaagtgggtttcacaaagcggtcctaaattgtgacatctcttaaagttggtcataaagttaggacaacgcgagaggtgtcttatgatgctcataggatagttatacgtttatttatataaattatactcattttttatattaattttgaaaaaaatatcttattattatctaattatctattctcctgttcctgcttaaaacatatatacattgacggattatcaggatttgtcaacaatgaaaattcgatgtattgatataaaaattgcacgattttatctcttaaccttttataaccaataaagtcgaaattgaattcaactcacttgtaccaaaacaatgtcataattttatattcttttttcttaattttgcattgaaaatttcatatttatattgatgtattgtttaaagataatttatatataatttcaacgtaatatcaaattcaaaaatgtaaagaaaacactttgcaatagtataaataaacaattaacaacaaaggaaaagtttatatccaataaaaagaGCGAAATAATATAGTGAGTAAATTTAATGCAAGAGTTTATACTAATGAAAATCTAGTTTGAACCAGTGTGATTACCGaggtgtaaaatataaatttcactgttttgctaattaaataatttaaatcttaaattaaaccaattacttttatttttttatatttattttgcaaattatgtcattatattaatcaatacgtttaTTCTCTTGTCACAAACTTCAAAAAAACAGAATTACTACTCAATGCCGTCTCATATACCATATACCACAAATACTTCGTATTGGTCTCATATACCATATACCACAAATACTTCGTATTGGtatcatataccatataccaCAAATACTTCGTATTGATGAAATTGTAAATGACATACTGCTAAACAGTATGAAGAAAACAATAACCTCATAAATAAAGTGCAAAGCCACACGACAACGCCGCTGCTGAACCAAAGAAAGGGACAATATGTAAAAAAGGACtaataatataattttgaaaaaaaaaaaaaaaaaaaaaaaaaaaaaatatacttaagaCCCAAATTTTGTGAAACTAACATTCTGTCCGAAAACGAGTCCTTAACGTAACCGTCTTTTGCTGTCTCCGACCTCCAACGTCCATGCCTTTTGAAAAGTCTATCAGAAATACCAAAATTACAAGCTGCAGAAGCTCCACCAGACCTTAGACTGTGAAGGCCAAAAGATTTTATATTTGGCACAATCGGAGAAAATGCTTCTATAAATAGCTCTCGCATTCTTGTATAAGAAAGAGGTTTGTTTTCTTTTCGGAACACATAATTTTCCTTGGTTTTTGTCAAATTACGAAATACGAAAACATCAGTATCAAGTGGATTATTGCTCCATTCTAAAAAACTCTCAAAGTTCTTCACAGGACATAATTTATTCCCGGTTCTCGCAATGATTATTCGATCACCATCTCTGTAAATATCCGTTTTACTTTTCTGTATGAATACTGACATATGACTTAGAAAAAATTGAATATCACAGGTTTTCAAATTCAGCAATTCAGAAACACGTAAAAAACCAGAATAAGATAACAAAAAAGCGGAAATAGTACGCTGGTTGTAAAGATTATTTTCACAATATAACCTGTCGAACATCTGTGAAAGCATATCTGGAGTGATCGGTTCTTTCTTTTTAATCGGAACAGATAGGCGTCTCTTAGCTCCTTCAAGAATATTTTTCACTAAATCAGAATCTGTAGGAGAAATAACACTAATAATTTTATGTGCCCATCTAATACTATAAAACGCTTGATTGATAGGACTGGGCGTACGATTTTGTtgcactaaacatgctaaatatatAGCCACATGTATTGGTTTGGCCGGTAAAATAAATTCACTAGATATTCCATTAGATAAAGCCCATTTTTTCCATCTCAAAAAAccataataataattttgaacgGTGTTGTTAGATTTACTTTCGGTTAACAGATCAGGAAGTAAATGGATTTTCTCAATCAAAGTATCAGGTAATTCCAACAGATCGCTTTGGAAAGCCTGCAAAaacatatgtaaaaataaaaatcacattaAAACATAATGTACAAAGCACATACAATTTGTATATAAACAATTTCACAATCTAATGTTCATATAACTCGTCTCGCATTTCACTTAAGATTAAACCACCACCACCACAGCCCCTCAGGCCTACTGTAACATTACCGCCACCAACTCAAGAACTTTTATATTAGTTGTTAAAAAGGTTCAAAATCAAGTCTCAAAGCCAACACCCTGAAGGGTAAATCAATATTTCCAAATACTGATTTATTCCCTTTACCAGAAGTATAGAATTTCTTGTTAGTAGGTAAATCTATACAGCCTTTCACCTCTTTAATGAACCCTTCACCCGTAGGACATAGCATCGGCCAAAAGCTTGCCGACTTCCATAAAGGTAAAACAAGTGTCCCATGAGCAAAACATTGCCTCATGTAACTTATTACTTTAGACACTAAACATACAGGTGGTACAAACCAACCATTGGCACCTTGCCAGTTAATAGTAAATGCATCGATACCCATCGAGTTCACCGTCCAATAACGGGAATAAAATACCGTTAACTTATGATTGTCATCATTTGCAAACCAGTCTATCTCATGAGGTCCCCATAGGGAATCTACATACATAAATAACTGTTCGTCAATACCCCAATCGTCATAATCAATAATACGACTGATGAAATCCGCTTTCTCATTCAAGGTTCTAGGAACCCAAACTACATCGATAGATATATTATGTATCAAACAATTCTCAAAAATGCACATAGCAATATCCTGTAACTCAGGTTTCATACTACCTTTTTCCACAATAGTTACTACATTCTGGTTATCACTGAACCATTTAATTCGTTTATCTTTTAATACATTGATCATAGATAATAGAATATTTCTAACAGCATTTAGCTCTTTCCACGTAGAACTCTTTGAAGCCTCACATTCGGACCACATACCATGTGCTATATTAAAAGGTGTTTCTACAACATAGCCACCATATCCTGTATTGCTTGCATCACTATAAACTACAGATTGACATGACACATCTGAAGAAAACTTTTTAACATTTACGTGTTCTAAATTTTCTCTCCAAAATTTAATTTGTATCAAGCTTTCTGTTGATAAAACAATACAACTATTCCACGAAGTCATACTTAAAATATCAATGCTTAAATGTTTAGACATGATATAAGCAACGTTACCAATGACGTATGACATGGACACTATTTGTCCCACTAAAGAAGCAACCAATCGTGCATGGACTTTGCCATGTTTAGATACATAGTATTCAACGTCAGCAATAGTTTTTAAAACCTTTTGAACTCTATCGTTCGGAATGGTTATAGTGCCACGGTTTGTGTCAATTGAATAACCCAAAAATACCAAAAGTTTAATAGGTGACcatttagatttttcatttttaggaaCAAATCCACTCTGAATTAAATCTTGTCTCACTTGATTGGACATAGTTTTGCAAGTTTCTTCGTCCGTATGAGTGCCTAAACCATCATCTAGGTACATTAAAACTTGCTTACCTTCACCCCTCCACTTTTTTATAAGTGGTCTTGTGATCTTAGTAAATATATAACATGCTGACGAAAGTCCAAACGGGAGAACCAAAAACTTATACCATTTTTCGGTGTTTTCATGCCTCCAGGAAAACCCTAAAAATTCTGTATGTGGCATAAAAATATTAACATGGTGATATGCCGACACAATATCAAACTGGAAACAAAAAGAATTGTTTGTGATAAACTGCATGGCTATGCGAACATCTTCAAATTTTACACTTGATTTCCAAAGATGTTTGTTAACATGACGGAGGTCTAAAATAAGGCGTTTTTTCCTACCGTCCGACGCTGAAACTGTAAGAGGATTTACAACACGAGGTTGAAATTCACATTCCTCAATCAAACCCCTTATAAGAAGATCATGTATAGCTTCGGTAACAAACTCGCTATGGATGATTGCCGATCGATTGTTTTTTAAGCATACAGAAGGAGGGGTACTGTAAAAAGGAATTTTGTAACCATTCAAAATAGTATCTAAAATATAATCATAACAACCAATATCTTTCCAAAAAGAATAGTGACTTGTAAGCCTGTCCTTCACAataatatgtgcctgtccctgTTCATACTCGTAGTAATCATTAGTGAGATTATCCGAGTCACTTATCGAAGATACTTTagttgtattattttcaattaaataatcTATGTTACAATTATACTCATCTTTTATAAAGTCTGTACTATTTCGATTTTGGCTGGATAGGTCTGGGATTGAAGGGACACTGGCTTCTCCAGTGCTGGAACGAGCCACAACCATAACATGCTCCTTGTCTATTTTGTCGTTGATATGCGCTCGTGCTGGGTTGATTGGGGTTCACGAAAGGGCTGATTTTTTGTTTGGAAAGTATCAACAAATTGAGAAGGAGTACTGGGAGCAGAATAATTAGCCTTCTTAGAAGCAGACTTTTTTCCTTTTGCATTACGTTTACGTATCGCCCTACTCTCAGCTTTATTAATTTTGTTCTCATCGTCGGAGTTACTGGCCACTGGATTACTTTCATATTGCCTAACAGTCTCCCAACCCCCTTCACTACTATCGGCAATCTTAACAAGTTTATTTCGTCTTTTAATCTTGTCAATTACTTCAGTAATAGTTTCCCGTGCGTAGTCGGTCTTTGAATTATCAATGGCCCAAATAGCTTGTGTCAGGTCTTCTAAAAATTCAGTATTTAGTAGAAATTGAACCTTATTTCCCTCATATTCCCAAATATATTGAGATtcagtttttaactttttaacctGGGAAGCAACTGCAACGGTAGACCCGTGAACTTCATGTTTTAATTCGGAAAAGTCTTTCCTAAGTTTTTCGTTAAATTCACCCTGGGTTTTAACAGCTTTCATAACGTCTCTAAGAGACACCTCCTGTTCTGGGGTTTCCATCTCTTCAGGGTCcgacattacaaaaaatttaccAACTTacttaaaaattaaactttagaTAAATGTGTGTTGACGGTTCGGCGCTGTCGTGCTGAATGACCAAAACCCCCGTTTTGGCGGGAAAAATGACCGTGCGATAAGCACGACACCTACATACATCATGAACAAACAAGAGAAAATAATTTCACTCTTATTCACTACGTTCAAACGAAAGAAATTATAtgaataatttatggtaagacatactacatttacatgatttttttccgtagatcatatttatatttgaaaatttaaagaacttgcgacaggtttaggatgtcttagctaagatgatcctaagagagcttcgagacgaggtctgagatatgtcctaggatagtcataagaggatcataaggcatgtcctaagatatgtcttatgacatgtcttaggatagcttcgtgaaaccggcccctgTTTTACAATGTGTCTttaattaagggcatacgatacagttttgaacctgtatttacaagttgatgaaaatttgcatataggctattttttacctgattaaatcaaatatgtaataaaaaatataccttcatgtgctactttttgagtaaaataaggtcgaaattttgtatatttgctcaaaattcagatttgtgtccttattttctttttcgaaagaaagacataacttttttgttttaaaagataaacacaaaatgttttttgtaaaataatcggtaatttctgtattttataagtatcatttaaaaaaattatgcaatttttatttcgaaataactctatatttatcaaatgttcatgaatagaggaaaaacgtcaatttttgctgcatgtttatccaaattaaaaaaaagtgcgctatttacagttttataaaatttgggtcacataatctccttgcaaactgaaacaaattgctgttttaaaaaataggggtccaaattaaatcagtttgaatggtaaaaatcagtcgaaaaatgcatcttttctcgatatgtcagagtttgacgtcgcgaaaataacattttacgttagcaacgtcattaccttccctgtaactgtatcgtatgcccttaaaaacAAGCTTTTATAGACTGACATTGCAATTGAACGTAAGCCATTAACTCATAAAACAATAAAGAGATGtagtatgatagccaatgagacaactttccaccaaagttcaaataaagtggatgtaagcaacttAGCGCTACTCTATGgctttatcaatgaaaaaatcCATAGTGTATTGTCTGCTTTACAAGCCCTCGACCTGAAAAATATGTACTTTAATTGacaaaactaatggcctaattgataacaaaataattaacaaaaaacaaatatgaatgacATGATTCAGAGACATCCACTGAAATACATGCTCCTGATTTGGGAAAGGCACAGAATGTGGCGGACATGTATCTAATTTAATAAGAACCCATACACATACACATAAATGAACCGAAGGCGTCTacgtaaataaaaataacatggTACCAACCAGTGGAATTTTATTGTGTCAATTCAGTTCTTCAACATCAGTACCATATGTTTTCGTTTCAAAAGAGAGTTAAGATATTTCTAGTGCTCACTTATTTTTCTCCATTGCAAGCTTTCCTTTTTCCAGTTTCagtttttcaatttgtaatttgagtttttctttttcaaggttcaACATCTCCGTGTGCAATGCTATTAGTGGATCTGGTGGATTGCTTTCATTACTGCCTGTTTTTGATGTATCCGAAaaattctgtgaaaaaaaatattcaatttattaGTGTTAATGAACAATTGTACTTTCGTTGTAAAGACTTTCTTTTCGAATTTCACATTGATTTAtatgggcgtatgacatttgcgccgattttgaaaattttcattctttcatttgcgccgatttcattttttcatttgcgccgattttatatttgctcctaattagatttacaggtaagttaatacttgtacataTACTGTACTATACCATTGATAAAATCTGGTTATAATTGTTGttcatttatgtttaaattacttttgattcatattgttttgGAACTTCGATGTAACATGATGGACATATTACACACTGAAACGAGCCGAGGAGTCAATTCTTTAGTCATCGAGGGCCGTACATATCGGAAGGTTAGTGTCATGAAACATAACAACATATCTTACAAATGTACCATAAATCGTGTAAAGCCATAGTCACCACGGATTCTAGTGTCAAAACACTGATCGAGCATAAACATGTGGCAGATGTCCGAAAGACAGAGGTTAAAGAACTACGGGTACTGTCAAGGAAAAAGTCTGGAGGTGTATCTTCTAGGTCTTCTTCCGTCTCCCCGTAGTGAGCAGGGGACAAcaggtttcccgtttgaatggttttacactagttattttgggaccctttatagcttgttgttcggtgtgagccaaggctccatgttgaaggtcgtacattgacctataatggtttacttttattaattgttatttggatggagagttgtctcattagcactcacaccacatcttcctatatctatattatgattgacaattcattacaTTTATACAAATGGC carries:
- the LOC139518886 gene encoding uncharacterized protein gives rise to the protein MQFITNNSFCFQFDIVSAYHHVNIFMPHTEFLGFSWRHENTEKWYKFLVLPFGLSSACYIFTKITRPLIKKWRGEGKQVLMYLDDGLGTHTDEETCKTMSNQVRQDLIQSGFVPKNEKSKWSPIKLLVFLGYSIDTNRGTITIPNDRVQKVLKTIADVEYYVSKHGKVHARLVASLVGQIVSMSYVIGNVAYIMSKHLSIDILSMTSWNSCIVLSTESLIQIKFWRENLEHVNVKKFSSDVSCQSVVYSDASNTGYGGYVVETPFNIAHGMWSECEASKSSTWKELNAVRNILLSMINVLKDKRIKWFSDNQNVVTIVEKGSMKPELQDIAMCIFENCLIHNISIDVVWVPRTLNEKADFISRIIDYDDWGIDEQLFMYVDSLWGPHEIDWFANDDNHKLTVFYSRYWTVNSMGIDAFTINWQGANGWFVPPVCLVSKVISYMRQCFAHGTLVLPLWKSASFWPMLCPTGEGFIKEVKGCIDLPTNKKFYTSGKGNKSVFGNIDLPFRVLALRLDFEPF